Within the Vigna angularis cultivar LongXiaoDou No.4 chromosome 10, ASM1680809v1, whole genome shotgun sequence genome, the region TCTCACATCTATTTGATGTTAGATTGTGATTTTcctttaattatgttttttgtgATTCTGCAGACACCGATGGACAGGTAGATATGAAGCGCATCTATGGGACAACAGTTGCAGGAGGGAGGGTCAAGCCAGGAAAGGGCGTCAAGGTCTGTCTATCTCTCtctattctttaaaataaagaaaaagaaaatgagaataagGAAGGAATAGGTGTGATCATATAGCACTGAAAAGTGGCTTGCATGCATTGAAGGAGCAGTTAATGGTTGGAGTGGGGTAGGACACCTGGGGTTTCTTTGTAAACAGTCCTTTTTATGATTGACTGATGGGTGTATATGCATATATACTACGGTGGTATGTGCCGCCATTTTGCCCCTTGTGAGTCGGGTGTCTATGCTTTCTTGTCTGGTCAGACATGTTAATCTCTCGTGTTGCTGTTCTCTCTGCATTCTCTCCCTGTTCCGTACGCTTTTGTTGACACCTTCTTGTCTAGTATCTTATCTATCCGTCCTTCCCCTTCCTCATTAGTCATGAGTCATAACTGATATGGTGCATTAGGgctttatcttttgcttttgctttccCACTTGCCAGGGAAAGCTGTGTTTGACCACATCACCCATCACTCCCATATTGAAATTTGTACTTCCTTACATTAAGATGGAGGAGGAGCGTCTACTGTAGCTCTGAAGGGTTCAACCACACTGCCTCTGGCCCCCATCTCAGAATAATGTTCTGAAACAAACTCACGGGATTTCTTAGATTCTATGTTCCAGGGACAAATaacaataatgttttttttaccaAGCCTCTTTATTGGACGAAAGATGGAAAAGACACGGAAAAAAGGCTATTTGTCTACAATTCGTTCCCATGAGAGATAGGCAATTCGGCATTTCTTTTTTCTGTCTGTTTTTTAATGCCGGGATATGTCTTTGACTATAAGCTATCTACTTACTATGATTGTTGAGATTTTTATTAACCTGAAAGCAAAATTTGATTATCACTTTGCACAGATACCATCAATCTTTgtctttaatttaatgtttttcgTAGATGGAGCCTTTTAGTACAAATAAAATTCGACTAGTCCTTGTTCTAGGAAAAGAGGATGGGGTTGATGGATCTAATCCATTGTACAGTTGTTTTCATCCTATCTAGCAGCCATAAAGGgcgtgagagagaaaaaaaataaaggaaaaaagaaaggttTGTTGTGCGCATGCACCGTGGCAATTGGCAAGCATATGATCACTTTTCTTTTCGGCCATTTGCATTTTGGGTTAGAAAAGTAATTTTTGGCAGATAATTTTGACTATTTCGGTAGCTGATGTTTGATATTTTTGGCTTTTCCTTTGCATGGAACGGGACTTTGGTGCATTTCTGGCTGTCATTCAACTTTTTGACTCTTGTACAGTTTATTTGGGTAAGTAGTACTTTTCACTTAGATTTGGTTCAATAACCTTAATAATATCTTAAACTTTTTCCGTTGTTTGAGAGATGGTTGTGACATAACCCATTGTCGTGGTTATCAGGTGGATACGATAAGGAAGAAAAGGCCGCGAGAGCTTATGATTTGGCAGCTCTAAAGTACTGGGGTCCCACTGCTACCACCAACTTCCCTGTAATGCAGTCACTTCTTTCTTGTATTCAGTTTTGATAGATCTTAGTGGCATGAAATCCTACCCATATTCAACGAGTGAAAACCTACACTCTACGCAAGGAATCGTGCATGTTGTGTGTTCATATTTTAATACGcttgtatatataaaaatctCTCTTTTCAGAAATTGGTTGGAGTGAAAGAAATATGCTTTACTTGGTATGTAAAAAGTTCAGGCTAAGGTGCCAAGAAAGGGTGTGCATGGTATCTCCATACTAACGTGAcaagaatgaaaagaaagagatagCTAGCTTTTGTTCCGTTTTGTGTCTTGTTTGTGTGAACGTGTATCTAGCTTCTGAAGTTGAGGATATATCAAACAGCTTCGTCTGTGTATTGCACGCAATGCATGGATTAGTATTGTAACTAACATCACTTGCCTTATTTTCTATCATCTTTCTCAGGTGTCCAATTATTCAAAGGAATTGGAGGAGATGAAGCATGTAACGAAGCAAGAATTCATTGCATCACTGAGGAGGTTTGCTTGAGTCAgcttataaaaatttatcacaGCACTTGTATGCTGTTACTGAAACTTTGAATTTCATTCATGCAGGAAAAGTAGTGGGTTCTCTAGGGGAGCTTCCATATACAGAGGTGTCACAAGGTTTggagtttaaaatttaaaattatataaaaaaaacaacatattgGTGTGTTAGATTCTGTTTTAATACTTGTAAGTTGTATCCTGCAGGCATCATCAACAGGGAAGGTGGCAAGCAAGAATTGGCCGCGTAGCTGGAAACAAAGATCTGTACCTGGGAACATTcggtatatatattttgttcttcCATAGTTGTCGTGTTTGACAGTATCCATAGTTGTTGTGTGATGAAGTAACTGAGTTGAGATTGTAACAGCAACGGAAGAGGAGGCAGCGGAGGCATATGACATTGCAGCAATAAAGTTCAGAGGTGCAAACGCAGTAACAAATTTTGAGATGAATAGATACGATGTGGAAGCTATAATGAAGAGTGCTCTTCCAGTGGGTGGGGCAGCAAAACGCTTGAAGCTTTCCCTTGAATCGGAGCAGAAAGTTGGTGTGAGCAGCAGTCAGCAGAATCCACCGTGTGGAAACGTCAGTGGAAGCATAAATTTCTCGGCCATTCACCAGCCTGTTGCTTCGATCCCTTGTGGAATTCCCTTTGATTCTTCAACAGCATATTATCACCACAACCTTTTCCAACATTTTCATCCTACCAACGCTGCCACGGCAGTTTCCACCGTCACTTCGGGCAATGTAGCTGGGCTTACCGCACTTCCTCCACCGGCGACAACGGCAGCTGAGTTCTTTATTTGGCCTCACCAGTCTTATTGATCTAATCAACTACAACATCTTATGCTAACAAAT harbors:
- the LOC108319860 gene encoding AP2-like ethylene-responsive transcription factor AIL6 is translated as MARATNWLSFSLSPMEMLRTSEPQFVQYDAASATNSNHYFLDNLYTNGWGNGNLKPQVLMDQNLNQSDVSFVESSQSQSQSVSHAPPPKLEDFLGDSSAVMRYSDSQTETQDSSLTHMYDHHGSAYFGDQQDLKAIAGFQAFSTNSGSEVDDSASIGKAQPSEFGTHSIESSGNEFTAFSGGPTGTLSLAVAQSSEKKVVAADSSSSKKIVDTFGQRTSIYRGVTRHRWTGRYEAHLWDNSCRREGQARKGRQVYLGGYDKEEKAARAYDLAALKYWGPTATTNFPVSNYSKELEEMKHVTKQEFIASLRRKSSGFSRGASIYRGVTRHHQQGRWQARIGRVAGNKDLYLGTFATEEEAAEAYDIAAIKFRGANAVTNFEMNRYDVEAIMKSALPVGGAAKRLKLSLESEQKVGVSSSQQNPPCGNVSGSINFSAIHQPVASIPCGIPFDSSTAYYHHNLFQHFHPTNAATAVSTVTSGNVAGLTALPPPATTAAEFFIWPHQSY